In one window of Gemmatimonadota bacterium DNA:
- the kynU gene encoding kynureninase has protein sequence MDFDPSLEYARELDRRDDLGGFRDRFLIDDPGLIYLDGNSLGRVPRDAIPLMDRLIRHQWGNRLIRAWNDEWMGLSRRIGGKLAGLIGARPDEVIIADSTSVNLFKLIAGALKERPGRRRIVTDSVNFPSDIYILKAVADLLDPAYELVVLPVDNGFAVSEEALDRAIDGDTALVLLSHVMYKSSYLYDMARITGIAHGRDAMILWDLSHSAGVVPMACHDLGIELAVGSTYKYLNGGPGAPAFLYVREDLQARLDNPISGWFGHRKQFYFDTEFEPATGIDRYLTGTPSVLSLAMIEPGVDLALEAGVEPARAKSLSQSEYLVALWASELAPLGFTLNSPRNGARRGSHVSFGHAEGYRIDQAIREERQVISDFRMPDNIRLGIAPLYTTYEELHTAVHALREVVQSGSFRQYSAVIKGVT, from the coding sequence TTGGATTTCGACCCGTCGCTCGAGTACGCGCGAGAACTGGACCGCCGCGATGACCTGGGCGGGTTCCGGGATCGCTTTCTGATCGACGATCCCGGACTGATATACCTGGACGGCAATTCCCTCGGGCGGGTTCCAAGGGACGCCATCCCCCTGATGGACCGGTTGATCCGTCATCAGTGGGGGAACCGGCTCATACGGGCCTGGAATGACGAATGGATGGGGCTTTCGAGGCGTATCGGCGGCAAGCTGGCCGGCCTGATCGGCGCCCGGCCCGACGAGGTGATCATCGCCGACTCGACGTCGGTCAACCTCTTCAAGCTGATTGCCGGTGCGTTGAAGGAGCGGCCCGGGCGGCGCCGCATCGTAACCGACAGCGTGAACTTCCCGTCCGACATCTATATCCTGAAGGCCGTGGCGGATCTGCTCGATCCCGCGTACGAACTGGTCGTACTCCCCGTGGACAACGGCTTTGCCGTGTCCGAGGAGGCCCTCGACCGGGCCATCGACGGCGACACCGCCCTGGTGCTCCTCTCCCACGTCATGTACAAGTCCAGTTACTTGTACGACATGGCGCGGATCACCGGGATCGCCCACGGCCGGGACGCGATGATCCTGTGGGACCTGAGTCACTCCGCCGGCGTCGTACCCATGGCTTGCCACGACCTGGGCATCGAACTGGCGGTGGGTTCCACGTACAAGTACCTGAACGGCGGGCCCGGGGCTCCGGCGTTCCTTTACGTCCGCGAAGACCTGCAGGCCAGGCTGGACAATCCGATTTCAGGCTGGTTCGGCCACCGGAAACAGTTCTATTTCGATACCGAATTCGAACCGGCGACCGGCATCGACCGTTATTTGACGGGCACGCCGTCCGTCCTCTCCCTGGCCATGATCGAACCCGGCGTGGATCTCGCGCTCGAAGCCGGCGTGGAGCCCGCGCGCGCCAAGTCGCTGAGCCAGTCCGAATACCTGGTCGCCCTCTGGGCGTCTGAACTGGCGCCCCTCGGATTCACGCTGAATTCACCCCGGAACGGCGCACGCCGGGGGTCGCACGTCTCCTTCGGCCATGCCGAAGGATATCGCATCGACCAGGCGATCCGGGAGGAAAGACAGGTGATTTCCGATTTCCGCATGCCCGACAACATCAGGCTGGGCATCGCTCCGCTTTACACGACCTACGAAGAACTGCACACGGCCGTACACGCGCTGCGCGAGGTCGTGCAGTCCGGTTCATTCCGGCAGTACAGCGCCGTCATCAAGGGAGTTACCTGA
- a CDS encoding arylesterase — MLKRIPVLLLPVIRLLPVIWLLPMIWLLPVAAADSGQDVAGEGAPMTVLFYGNSLTAGFGVDPDKAFPQLVQMKIDGLGWPFKVINGGVGGETTAGGLSRIDWVLQNRPDVFILELGGNDGLRGVDPRVTRRNLRAIIRRVRERYPETKIILAGMQAPPNMGQRFVSEFREIYLELAESERVSLIPFILEGVGGIPELNQPDGIHPTAEGHAIMAELVWKALEPVLKKLLP; from the coding sequence ATGCTTAAACGAATACCCGTCTTGCTACTCCCCGTGATCCGGCTGCTTCCTGTGATCTGGCTGCTTCCTATGATCTGGCTGCTCCCCGTCGCCGCGGCGGACAGCGGGCAGGACGTGGCGGGCGAAGGGGCGCCGATGACCGTGCTGTTCTATGGCAACAGCCTTACGGCGGGGTTCGGGGTCGATCCCGACAAGGCGTTTCCGCAACTCGTGCAAATGAAGATCGACGGGCTCGGCTGGCCGTTCAAGGTGATCAACGGCGGTGTGGGCGGGGAGACCACGGCGGGCGGCCTGAGCCGTATCGACTGGGTGCTGCAGAACCGTCCGGACGTGTTCATCCTCGAACTCGGCGGGAACGACGGGCTTCGGGGCGTCGACCCCCGCGTCACCCGCCGGAACCTGCGGGCCATCATCCGGCGCGTCCGGGAACGGTATCCAGAGACGAAGATCATTCTCGCCGGCATGCAGGCCCCGCCCAATATGGGCCAGCGCTTTGTGTCCGAGTTCAGGGAGATCTACCTGGAGCTGGCGGAATCGGAGCGTGTCTCGCTGATCCCCTTCATTCTCGAAGGCGTCGGCGGCATACCGGAACTGAATCAGCCGGATGGCATCCATCCGACCGCGGAAGGGCACGCGATCATGGCCGAGCTGGTCTGGAAGGCGCTCGAGCCGGTTCTGAAGAAACTTCTGCCCTGA